The genomic window TCTTTCTTATATCAAAACCCTCTTGTCCTTTTAAAGCCTCTTGAACTTCTTTTCTTTCCAAATGGTTGTCCATATGTTCTTCCCTTGAAACGTTCTTAGAGTCATATTCCACTTTTCCTGTTTTATCAATAAGAGTAAATCTTAGGTCACTATCTGCAAAAATCTGACTATATTTATCGTGTGAATTATCTTCAGCTAATCTTTTTACTAAAATAATATCCTGTTTTAATGTTTGTTTAGCTCTTTGTTGATATAGATTTGAAAGAATAGTAGAGTTTAATCCTACAAATATCCCTTCTATAATCAATATCATTATAAGAGTTATTATCTCTTTTCTTCTAATTTGTAGCCAACTCCTTTCACTGTCTTTATGCACTCAGCTAATTCTGGTATCTTATCTCTAAGTTTAGAAATATATACATCTACAGTTCTATCCCCTGTATAGTAATTACTATTCCAAACTCTATCTAAAATCTTATCCCTTGTTATTACTAAGTCTTTATTTTGAACTAATAGCAATAATAGATCATACTCTTTTTTAGAAAATTCTACTTCTTCTCCATTGAAAGTTACTGTATGTCTACTTTCATCTATCTCTATATTTTTAAATTTATATTTTTCAACTTTTACTTCTCTATTTTTATTTTTTAAGAATTTCTTAATTCTTAAAACTAACTCTCTAGGGTCAAAAGGTTTTTTCATATAATCATCTGCACCTATTTCAAGCCCTTCTAACACATCTTCTATCTCTGTTTTAGCAGTAAGCATTATTATTATTGGTTCTCCATATTCAGAAGATATATCTTTTACTATTTTAGCAAAATTTTTCCCATCTAAATTTGGTAACATTAGATCTAAAACTACTAAATCATGTTTTTTCTCTCTTAACAGTTTTAATCCTTCTAAACCATCAGAGGCTCTATCTACTTCATAGCCCTCTTTTGTTAAAAAATAAGAAATCAATTCTTGTATCTCTTTGTCATCTTCTACTATTAAAATTTTCATATTTTCTCTCCTAAAAAAATATTTTTCTATATTTTATATTATACCATAAAATAAAAATGCCCACTTAAAATTCTTCTTAAGTGGGCTAAAATTTTTAGTTCCTTATTTTAATTTATTTTACTGGAACAAATCCTTCATTTTTCATTATTTCTTGTCCTTCAGAAGAAACTGCATAATCTACTATTCCCTTAACTTCTCCTTCTCTTGCAGCATCTGCATACCAGAATACTTCTCTAGCTATTGGATAAGTTTTGTTAAGTACATTTTCTGGTGTTGCAGCTACTCCATCTACTGTTATTGCTTCTACACTGTTATCCATATATCCCATTCCAATATATCCAATTGCATATTTATTAGATTTAATCTCTTGTTTTATAGCTTCATTTGAAGGCATATATAGTGTTTTTGCACCATATTCTTGAGTTCCTTTAGAGTTTCCTTCTCTAATGATATGTTCTTTAAAGAATTCATGAGTTCCTGAAGATGAATCTCTTGATAGAACTACTATTTCAGCATCTTCTCCACCTAGTTCTTTCCAGTTTGTAATTTCTCCTCTAAATACTTTTCCTAGAGTTTTATCATCTATATCTTTTACTGCATTTGTTTTATTAGCTATTATTGTAATTCCATCATATCCAACTACTATTTCATCTACATTCATACCTTTTGCTTTAGCTTGATCTAACTCTTTTGATTTAATATTTCTTGAAGCCATAGCTATATCAGTTGTTCCATTTATTAAAGCTGATATTCCTACTCCTGATCCTCCACCAGTTACTGCTATTCTTGCTCCTTTATGTCCACTCATATATTTTTCTGCTATTGCTTGAGAAGCATTTAGGATTGTATCTGATCCTTTTATTTGTACAACTTTTGATCTTGCTTCTGATACTTGTCCTAACCCTAGTCCCCCAGCTAATATTAAAGCCATTATCATTCCATTTCTAAAAAATTTCATTATTATTCCTCCCTGAAAATTTTATTTTTTCTTTACAACCTAACTATATTCTTTACTTGTTAAACAAGTATTAATTTATTGTAAAACTCCTGTAAAAAACTTTTAACACAATTTTTACATTCAATTAATATATCATTAACAAGACTACATTAAAATTAACATGATTTAATTAATTGAATAAATTTTTTATATATATCTAGGAGGTAAAATGTTTTCTATTAGGAGATTTAAAGATTCAAGTATGAAACATGTTCTGTTTGGGGTAGGAGTTTCAAATATAATTATTATATTTCTAATCTTTCTATTTATATTTTCAAATGGAATGAAGTTTTTCGGTCACTATTCTGCAAAGGATTTTTTCTTTGGTGCAAAATGGATATCACTATCTGAGTTTTATGGACTATTACCATTGTTAGTAGGTTCTTTCTGGGTTACTTTAGTAGCACTTATTATATCTATCCCAGTTGGAATTTTTACTGCTATTTACATAGCTGAATATGCTTCTCCAAAAATGAGAACTACATTCAAAATTATAATTGAAACTATGTCAGCTATTCCATCAGTTGTTCTAGGATTCATTGGTCTTTATGCCCTATCTACTATTGTAAAAGATCTTTTCAATCTAAACAGTGGACTTACAGCTCTTACTGGAGGAATAATGCTAGCTTTCATGGCAATTCCAACTATTGTAAGTATAGCTGATGACTCACTTAATGCTCTTGATAAATCATATAAAGAAGCATCTCTTGCTTTAGGAGCTAATAAAGTAGAAACTATATTTAATGTTCTTCTTCCTGCTGCTTTTCCAGGAATCTTTGCTGGAATAATGTTAGGATTTGGAAGAATTATAGGAGAAACTCTTACTGTATTAATGATAACTGGTAACTCTCCTATACTTGCTACATCACCTCTTTCTCCAGTAAGAACATTAACAGCAACAATAGCTGCTGAAATGGGAGAGGTAGTTCAAGGAAGTACTCATTACTTTGCTCTTTTTACAATAGGTATAATTCTTTTCTTCATCAGTTTTATAACTAATAGTATAGCTGATAGATTTATTCAAAAATCAAGAAAATTTAATTAATCATAAGGAGTATAAAATGATTTTAGTCAAGAAGAAAAAAGAAAAAGTAGTTGAAAATTTAATTAAAATAATTGGTATTCTCTCTATTGTTCCAGTATTTATAATATTAGGTTATATAATTTTTAAAGGTGTCTCAGCTATTTCATGGGATTTCTTAACTAAGATGCCTGAAGATGGAATGAGAGCTGGAGGAATCTTCCCAGCAATCGTTGGAACTATATGGCTTACTGTAGGAACTATTCTTATATCTGTTCCTTTTGGAGTTTTAACTGGAATCTACTTAGTTGAATATGCAAAAGACAACTGGCTAACTAGAATAATAAATCTAACAATTATTAACTTAGCTGGTATACCTAGTATTATCTATGGACTTTTCGGTATGGCTCTATTTGTAATCTTTCTAGAATTTGATGTGTCTATTCTTTCTGGATCATTAACACTTGGAATTATGTGCCTTCCAGTAATAATAACATCTACTAGAGAATCACTTTTAGCTATACCTAATCATTTAAGAGAAGCATCTCTTGCTTTAGGAGCTACAAAATGGGAAACTATTACAAAAGTAATTCTTCCTGCTGCTCTTCCTGGAATACTTACTGGAGTTATCCTTAGTATTTCAAGAGCTGCTGGAGAAACTGCTCCAATAATGTTTACTGCTGTAGCCTTTTACTTACCATTTTTACCAGAAACACCTTGGGATCAAGTAATGGCTCTACCTTATCACCTATATGTTATATCTACTCAAGTTCCTAATATGCCTCTTGAGTATATGACTGGTACTCTATTTGTTCTAGTTGTTATCACAATTAGCTTTAACCTTATTGGAGCTGCAATTAGACAAAAATTTAATAAAAATAATTAATTTTTAATATATCTAGGAGGAAATAAAAATAATGAATAATGATGATATTAGAATTCTTGTTAAAAACTTTAATTTCTACTATGGAAATTTCCAAGCATTAAAAAATATCAATATGGAAATTAAAAGAAATAAAGTTACTGCTCTTATAGGACCTTCAGGTTGTGGAAAATCTACTTTCCTTAGATCTATCAACAGAATGAACGATTTAATTTCTGGAAGTAGATATGAAGGTGAAATTATATTTGATGGAAAAAATATATTTGATAAAGATTGTGATATAGTTGATTTAAGAAAAAATATTGGAATGGTTTTCCAAAAACCAAATCCATTCCCAAAAACTATCTATGAAAATTTAGTTTATGCTCCTAAATTACATGGGGAAAAAGACAAAGATAAGCTTGATGAAATTGTTGAAAGCTCTTTAAAATCAGTTGCTCTTTGGGATGAAGTAAAGGATAAACTACATAAATCTTCTCTAGGACTTTCAGGAGGACAACAACAAAGATTATGTATAGCAAGAGCTATATCTGTAGATCCTCAAATTCTATTAATGGATGAACCTACATCAGCTCTTGACCCAATATCTACTGCAAAAATTGAAGAATTAATTAGACAATTAGAAAAAAAATATAGCATTATCATAGTTACACACAATATGCAACAAGCTTCAAGAATATCTGAATATACTGGATTTTTCTATCAAGGTGTCTTAGAAGAATTTGACAAAACTGAGCTTATATTTACAACTCCTCATAAGAAGAAAACCGAAGATTATATTACTGGAAAATTTGGATAGAAAGAATTTTAAATATAAAGCTTATAAGAATAATTAGGAGGGTAAAATGAAAAACTTGCAAGAAAGTCTTGAAGGACTTAATCAACATTATTTAGAACTTTTAAAAAATCTTAATAGAGTTTTAGATGTAAATATTGAAATGTTACACAATCAAAAATTTGAGCCTGTTTTATATGGTGAATGTGTAGTTGTAGAAGATATTATAAATGCTTTTGAAGTTAAATTAAAAGAGGATTCTATTGTATCTATTGCTAGATTCCAACCAGCAGCAGGAAACTTAAGATTATTGATTATGTTAATCAATAGTGCTAGACTTTTAGAGAGAATGGGTGACCTTTTAAAAGCTAACTTAGTTATTATTAGAGAAATAGAAAAAAAAGCTCCTCAAGTTTCTCAATATCTAAATGAGTTACTTTATCCAATGGCATCTAAGATAAGAACAATCTATGAAAGCTATATTTCAGCATTCATTAACAGTGATGAAAAAGCTCTTTATGCTCTTTTAACTGAAGATGATGAGATTGATGAATTATCAGAAAAAAATTTAAAAGCCCTTATGAATATTATGAAAGCTTCTCCAGAAAATGTAGAAGGTGGAACTTATCTTGTTCTTCTAAATAAAAAATATGAGAGATTCTCTGACCATGTTATGCATTTAGTTGTGGATCTAGTATATATTTTAAAAGGAGAAAATCTTAGAAAATTAGAGCTTTTAGAAGAAAAGAAATTAAAAAAATAAATTTTCTTATTGACAATTTATTTTACTTGTGATATACCTAAAACAACAAAAGATTTTAAGTAAAAGGAGGTTCAAAATGTTTTTTAGCAAGTTAAGGATAAGGAAAAATGAAAATACTATAAAAAATAAATACCTTATCTTTTTAGTGTGCTAGAGGACATTGTGTACTCTCAACTTTTATTTATAATTTTATATTAATATTTTTGTGCCGATTCTATTGAATTTTAAGGTACAATTTTATTGCATATATTTTTTAAAAATAATGTCAGTATAGCATTCTTGTTATACTGACTTTTTTATTTTAATAATTATTACATGGAGGGAAGAATATGAATAATTTAACAGAAAAACTTTCAACACTTTTTGAAGCTCACAAAGAGGAATTTAAAGAACTTAATGAGTATCTTTATAACAACCCAGAATTAGGTTTAAAAGAAGTTAAAGCTTGTGCTGCTCACACTGCAATCTTAAAAAAATATGGTTTTGAAGTTGAAACTGGTTTTGCTGGATTACCAACTGCTTTTATCGGAAAATTTACTTTAGGTAAAGAAACTCCTAAAATTGCAATACTTGCTGAATATGATGCTCTTCCAGGTGTTGGACATGGATGTGGACATAATATTTTTGGTGTAACAAGTGTAGCTGCTGGTATCATGGTAAAAAATATTATGGAAAGTGAAAATATTCAAGGACAAATCCTAGTTATTGGAACTCCTGCTGAAGAAACAAATGGGGCTAAAGTTGATATGGCTAATCAAGGTATCTTTGATAATATTGATGTGGCAATGGCTGTACATCCATGTGGTGAAGCTCATTTTAGAAGTGGAAGTTCTCAAGCAATGGAAGCTATTCAATTTACTTTTAAAGGGAAAACAGCTCATGCTGCTGGGGCTCCTCATGAAGGAATAAACGCTCTTGATGGTGTTCTAATGTTATTTAACTCAGTAAATGCTTTAAGACAACAAACTATAGAAACTGCTAGAATACATGGAATTATAACTAATGGTGGAAAGGCAGCTAATATTATCCCTGATCTTGCCGTAGCAAACTTCTATGTAAGAGCTAAAACTCTTGACTACTTAAAAGGATTAGTTGAAAGAGTTAAAAATTGTGCTAAAGGAGCTGCCCTTGCTACTGGAACTACATTAGAGATGATGAACTATGAAACAAGTTTTGCTGACCTTGTAACAAATAAAAAGCTTTCTGAAACTTATGAAAAAAATCTTCGTTCTTTAGGAGTAACTGATATAAGATCTAAAGAGAGTGGAGGTTCTACAGATATGGGAGATGTAAGCCATTGTTGTCCTACTATTCATCCTAACTTCCCATTGACAACTAAACATCTTACTGGGCACAGTGTAGAGTTTGCTTGCGCTTCTATTGCTCCTGAAGCTTATAAAGGAATGAAAGAAGCCTCTATATCTATGGTACTTACTGCATTAGATATATTTAAAGATCCTGAACTTTTAAAAGAGATCAAAGAAGAATTTAATACTACATTTAAAAAATAGACTAATAAAATACTTTTAACAAATAATTAAATAAAATACTTGGAGGAATATAAAATGAAAAAATTAATACTACTTTTTATGATTTTAATCTCATCTTTTGCTTTTGGAGCTAAAAAACTTTATGTAGGAACAAATGCTGAGTTTAAACCTTATGAATATTTAGAAGGAGATAAACTTGTTGGATTTGATATTGAACTTATGGAAGCTATTGCTAAAGAGATGGGATATGATGTGCATTGGGTAAATATGGGATTTGATGGATTACTTCCAGCACTACAAATGAAAAAAGTTGATGCTGTTATTGCTGGAATGTCTCAAACTCCTGAAAGAAAAAAAGCTGTTGATTTCTCAATACCATATATGAATAGTGTAAAGGGTGAACACTATGTTATTGTTAATGAAAATAGTACTATGACAAAAAAAGAAGAACTTAAAGGTAAAAAAGTTGGAGTTCAAATTGGAACTATTCAAGAAGAATTTACTTTAGCTCTTGGTGGAATCCCTCAACTATATAACGCTTGGACTGGAGCTTTAATGGATCTACAACAAGATAAAATTGCTGGAGTTATCATTGCTGATGTTTCTGCAGAAGCATATTTAAAAAATATGACTGGACTTAAAAAAATAGATGTTGTTATTGATAATGAACCTGGAGCTTCTATTGCTTTTAGAAAAGGAGAAACTGAACTAGCTGAAGCTGCAAGTAAAGCTATCTTAAAATTACAAGATAATGGAGAATACTTAAAAATATTACAAAAATACTTCCCAGAAAAAGTTGAAGAATTTTTAACTTATCAAAAAAATAAAGCTACTAAATAATATTTAAAAAAGAGGTTTAAAATTTCAAAAAATAAGTTTATAATATATATAGCTAAAGATGATATCCATCTTTGCTATCATAAAAAACTCCACAGCCCTAACTGTGGAGTTTTTTCTTACTCTTCTATTATTCCAAAATATTTTCCAGGAGATACACCTTCATATTTTCTAAATGTTCTAATAAATGTATTAGAACTATTATATCCTACTAATTCAGCTAAGTCTTTTATTCTTAAGCCACTATTTCCCTGCATAATCTCTTTAGATTTTTCTATTCTATATATACTTAAATAGTTTTTAAAATTATCTCCCATGACTTTTTTAAATAATACACTTGTATATTTAAAAGAGTGTCCTAAATGATCAGCTAGATTTTCTAATGAAATATCTATCATATAGTTTTCTTCAAGATATCTTTCTATCTTTATTTTTACACTTTCTATATCATTTTCCTCTTCCATCTTAGTAAGTTTACATATAGATAGTATTTTTTCTTGGAAAATATTTTTCAAGTCTATAGCATTATTAATCTCTAGTATCTCATTGATTTTATAAGCTTTAATATCAATATTTTCATTTACTTCATTTAATTGTAAAAGTATTCTATTTAACGTATTATAAAGTAATACTCCAAATTCTCTAACATATTTTTTATCTATTACCTGCCCTGATTTTTGATTAAACATCTCCTCTATTATTCTCTTAACACTTATCTCATTAGAACTTAAAGTTCTTAATATAAGCTTTGATTCAACTTCAATAGGGTAATAATACTTATTAAAGCTATTTTCCTTTATCTTATCTTGAAAAATTACACTATTTTGTTTGTAAATATATTTATAGTCTAACATCTTTTTAGCTGTTCTATAAGCTTTTGGCATCTGTAATACATCATTATATACATTAGTTACTACCAAGCTAAATTTTAAATTGAAATTTCTATCAATATGAGAAACTAAACATTTTAAAACTTCTTCCAATTCCTCTCTTGTTAAACATTCCTCTAATATAAAAGCTATACTTTTATAATCAATTCCTACAACTTCACACTTTACTTCTTCTGAAAAATATTTTAAAACAAGATCTTTAGAAAGATTAAATTTATCAAAAATATTCTCTATAGAGTCAATATCAAAAATCTCCATTATAACAACTCTATAACTTTTTACTTTAAATATCTCTGAAATCTCATTCAAAATATTAAAATCCAAATGCTCTGTAATTCCAGTGAGAAACTCTTTTATTCTTTTTTGTTTTTGATAGTTTCTAAGAGTTAATACTTTATTTTGTAATGATAAATTAATATTTTGTATCTCCTCTATTTTATTTTCAATATATTCTATCTCTTTTTCATCTTTATTTTTTATATATCCCATTTTTTTGGCTAACTCTTTAATTGGAATTATTATAAAATGTCTTCCTATTAAAACTATAATATAAATTATTGCACATAGAAAAAATACCTTAGCAAATTCATAAAAAACTATTTGTAAAATATTTATTGGTGGTTGAATATATAATAAAGTTAAATCAAAAGATGGCAAATAAAATATATGAAATTTTTTCCCTAGTAATCTCTCTATGTAACCTTCATCATTAAATAAATCTGTTTTCCTATTATTTAGAATTTCAACTAAATTTTCTTTAATCTTATCTATTTTATTATTATTATTTCCTAAATTAAATAACTCATCATTGCTATAAATAAACCATCTTTCAGCATTTGGCATAATTTCAGAAAAAAAGTTATTTCTTTCTAAAGAGATTATATAGCTTATAATAATATCATTTTGAGTTTTTATATCATCAAAATAAATATTTATGTCCTCTTTAAAATAGTTCACATATTTTTCTCTTTTTTCTGTATCTACTGGAAATCCTATTGAATTATAAAATTCTTTTTTATCAGTTGTTCCATTCAATGTTATCACTGAACTAGAAACATTATCTGCTACACTTACTAAATATCCTAATTTTCCATAAACACTATTTCTTTTTTTTAACTCTAAAAAAAGTTGAGTTTTATTATATGGTATATTTTGATTACTTGCTAAACTCATCACATAATTTTTATATTTATCACTAGATTTAAAATCATATAAAGTCATAGTTACAACTTCAGCTTTTCTTGCTAAATCATTGTATAATCTTTGACTATTAACTTTCTCTTCTAAATTTATAATTCTAACCTCATTATAA from uncultured Fusobacterium sp. includes these protein-coding regions:
- a CDS encoding helix-turn-helix transcriptional regulator; translation: MLDILKIKGRLKRVLGKKSKRNKIIGICLFIFIIITLTSYNEVRIINLEEKVNSQRLYNDLARKAEVVTMTLYDFKSSDKYKNYVMSLASNQNIPYNKTQLFLELKKRNSVYGKLGYLVSVADNVSSSVITLNGTTDKKEFYNSIGFPVDTEKREKYVNYFKEDINIYFDDIKTQNDIIISYIISLERNNFFSEIMPNAERWFIYSNDELFNLGNNNNKIDKIKENLVEILNNRKTDLFNDEGYIERLLGKKFHIFYLPSFDLTLLYIQPPINILQIVFYEFAKVFFLCAIIYIIVLIGRHFIIIPIKELAKKMGYIKNKDEKEIEYIENKIEEIQNINLSLQNKVLTLRNYQKQKRIKEFLTGITEHLDFNILNEISEIFKVKSYRVVIMEIFDIDSIENIFDKFNLSKDLVLKYFSEEVKCEVVGIDYKSIAFILEECLTREELEEVLKCLVSHIDRNFNLKFSLVVTNVYNDVLQMPKAYRTAKKMLDYKYIYKQNSVIFQDKIKENSFNKYYYPIEVESKLILRTLSSNEISVKRIIEEMFNQKSGQVIDKKYVREFGVLLYNTLNRILLQLNEVNENIDIKAYKINEILEINNAIDLKNIFQEKILSICKLTKMEEENDIESVKIKIERYLEENYMIDISLENLADHLGHSFKYTSVLFKKVMGDNFKNYLSIYRIEKSKEIMQGNSGLRIKDLAELVGYNSSNTFIRTFRKYEGVSPGKYFGIIEE
- the pstC gene encoding phosphate ABC transporter permease subunit PstC, whose amino-acid sequence is MFSIRRFKDSSMKHVLFGVGVSNIIIIFLIFLFIFSNGMKFFGHYSAKDFFFGAKWISLSEFYGLLPLLVGSFWVTLVALIISIPVGIFTAIYIAEYASPKMRTTFKIIIETMSAIPSVVLGFIGLYALSTIVKDLFNLNSGLTALTGGIMLAFMAIPTIVSIADDSLNALDKSYKEASLALGANKVETIFNVLLPAAFPGIFAGIMLGFGRIIGETLTVLMITGNSPILATSPLSPVRTLTATIAAEMGEVVQGSTHYFALFTIGIILFFISFITNSIADRFIQKSRKFN
- a CDS encoding PhoU domain-containing protein; amino-acid sequence: MKNLQESLEGLNQHYLELLKNLNRVLDVNIEMLHNQKFEPVLYGECVVVEDIINAFEVKLKEDSIVSIARFQPAAGNLRLLIMLINSARLLERMGDLLKANLVIIREIEKKAPQVSQYLNELLYPMASKIRTIYESYISAFINSDEKALYALLTEDDEIDELSEKNLKALMNIMKASPENVEGGTYLVLLNKKYERFSDHVMHLVVDLVYILKGENLRKLELLEEKKLKK
- a CDS encoding response regulator transcription factor; this translates as MKILIVEDDKEIQELISYFLTKEGYEVDRASDGLEGLKLLREKKHDLVVLDLMLPNLDGKNFAKIVKDISSEYGEPIIIMLTAKTEIEDVLEGLEIGADDYMKKPFDPRELVLRIKKFLKNKNREVKVEKYKFKNIEIDESRHTVTFNGEEVEFSKKEYDLLLLLVQNKDLVITRDKILDRVWNSNYYTGDRTVDVYISKLRDKIPELAECIKTVKGVGYKLEEKR
- the pstB gene encoding phosphate ABC transporter ATP-binding protein PstB; the encoded protein is MNNDDIRILVKNFNFYYGNFQALKNINMEIKRNKVTALIGPSGCGKSTFLRSINRMNDLISGSRYEGEIIFDGKNIFDKDCDIVDLRKNIGMVFQKPNPFPKTIYENLVYAPKLHGEKDKDKLDEIVESSLKSVALWDEVKDKLHKSSLGLSGGQQQRLCIARAISVDPQILLMDEPTSALDPISTAKIEELIRQLEKKYSIIIVTHNMQQASRISEYTGFFYQGVLEEFDKTELIFTTPHKKKTEDYITGKFG
- a CDS encoding M20 family metallopeptidase, whose amino-acid sequence is MNNLTEKLSTLFEAHKEEFKELNEYLYNNPELGLKEVKACAAHTAILKKYGFEVETGFAGLPTAFIGKFTLGKETPKIAILAEYDALPGVGHGCGHNIFGVTSVAAGIMVKNIMESENIQGQILVIGTPAEETNGAKVDMANQGIFDNIDVAMAVHPCGEAHFRSGSSQAMEAIQFTFKGKTAHAAGAPHEGINALDGVLMLFNSVNALRQQTIETARIHGIITNGGKAANIIPDLAVANFYVRAKTLDYLKGLVERVKNCAKGAALATGTTLEMMNYETSFADLVTNKKLSETYEKNLRSLGVTDIRSKESGGSTDMGDVSHCCPTIHPNFPLTTKHLTGHSVEFACASIAPEAYKGMKEASISMVLTALDIFKDPELLKEIKEEFNTTFKK
- the pstA gene encoding phosphate ABC transporter permease PstA; the protein is MILVKKKKEKVVENLIKIIGILSIVPVFIILGYIIFKGVSAISWDFLTKMPEDGMRAGGIFPAIVGTIWLTVGTILISVPFGVLTGIYLVEYAKDNWLTRIINLTIINLAGIPSIIYGLFGMALFVIFLEFDVSILSGSLTLGIMCLPVIITSTRESLLAIPNHLREASLALGATKWETITKVILPAALPGILTGVILSISRAAGETAPIMFTAVAFYLPFLPETPWDQVMALPYHLYVISTQVPNMPLEYMTGTLFVLVVITISFNLIGAAIRQKFNKNN
- a CDS encoding transporter substrate-binding domain-containing protein; translated protein: MKKLILLFMILISSFAFGAKKLYVGTNAEFKPYEYLEGDKLVGFDIELMEAIAKEMGYDVHWVNMGFDGLLPALQMKKVDAVIAGMSQTPERKKAVDFSIPYMNSVKGEHYVIVNENSTMTKKEELKGKKVGVQIGTIQEEFTLALGGIPQLYNAWTGALMDLQQDKIAGVIIADVSAEAYLKNMTGLKKIDVVIDNEPGASIAFRKGETELAEAASKAILKLQDNGEYLKILQKYFPEKVEEFLTYQKNKATK
- a CDS encoding phosphate ABC transporter substrate-binding protein; this translates as MKFFRNGMIMALILAGGLGLGQVSEARSKVVQIKGSDTILNASQAIAEKYMSGHKGARIAVTGGGSGVGISALINGTTDIAMASRNIKSKELDQAKAKGMNVDEIVVGYDGITIIANKTNAVKDIDDKTLGKVFRGEITNWKELGGEDAEIVVLSRDSSSGTHEFFKEHIIREGNSKGTQEYGAKTLYMPSNEAIKQEIKSNKYAIGYIGMGYMDNSVEAITVDGVAATPENVLNKTYPIAREVFWYADAAREGEVKGIVDYAVSSEGQEIMKNEGFVPVK